The proteins below are encoded in one region of Oreochromis niloticus isolate F11D_XX linkage group LG6, O_niloticus_UMD_NMBU, whole genome shotgun sequence:
- the LOC112841676 gene encoding uncharacterized protein LOC112841676 yields MLLAEAGCLFLGFILCLSGVQGKPNSICALKGSSVNLPCSDQHPTARNSWYTGHWTVSKIMFSADETHVKYSMSAESNFTLTINNLTERDANLYCCIKTADTSKCQQSGIHLQVTELQVKVIPATEGQTVTLMCSSSCPLTEKPAAYIWYKNREFLYEDWSPWYQELLSSEEAVTYSCAVKGYEDLRAPEVSVDSITETCFSVNYAKGRMCSSQQTSVDESCSITYPREIHVQRTPAEPRGNIRLTCNSSCFLTDPLISFVWYENRKPTVKEGKQIQFSSSNPHSLSCAVKGFEDVRSADVCVNDDSCWMLNYVHSRICALEGSSVNISSKYSHPDYEQIQSKCWYKVKTNAEEEVRRNLTEDADHVEYDDSMKNQHILRLKKLKRDDSAEYRFTITTENEEVNQSDFPGVTLIVTELRVKMSRSAVVTEGQRVTLTCSTSCPLTDNTNYIWYLNSRPLTPRENQNKHLILDPVSREDAGSYSCAVKTNKDISSAPKTLTVQSITGTWTPAVVAGVSAALLVLVLLTVFCLIRKKPAPLPEEEPDYSEICLSKNKTETIYSTIQPFQPQEQDHHPYDVVDLRNKTAPKINDQAVDT; encoded by the exons ATGTTGTTGGCAGAAGCTGGATGTTTGTTTCTGGGATTCATTCTGTGTCTGTCAG GTGTTCAGGGAAAACCAAACAGCATCTGTGCCTTGAAAGGTTCATCAGTGAATCTGCCCTGCTCAGATCAACATCCCACTGCAAGAAATAGCTGGTACACTGGACACTGGACTGTCTCCAAGATAATGTTCTCAGCAGATGAAACACATGTAAAGTACAGCATGTCAGCAGAGAGTAATTTCACTCTAACAATCAATAATCTAACAGAGAGAGATGCAAATCTTTACTGTTGCATTAAAACTGCTGACACATCAAAGTGTCAACAAAGTGGAATTCATCTCCAAGTTACAG AGCTGCAGGTAAAGGTGATTCCTGCCACAGAGGGACAGACAGTAACACtgatgtgcagcagcagctgtcctCTGACTGAAAAGCCTGCAGCCTACATCTGGTACAAGAACAGAGAGTTTCTCTATGAGGACTGGTCTCCCTGGTACCAAGAGCTGCTCAGCAGTGAGGAAGCAGTCACATACTCCTGTGCTGTCAAAGGCTACGAGGATCTCAGAGCCCCTGAAGTCTCTGTGG ATTCCATCACAGAGACCTGCTTCAGTGTGAACTATGCTAAAGGGAGAATGTGTTCTTCTCAGCAGACATCAGTGGACGAGTCCTGCTCCATCACATATCCCAGAG AAATTCATGTCCAGAGGACTCCTGCTGAACCAAGAGGTAACATCAGACTGACCTGTAACAGCAGCTGTTTTCTGACTGACCCTCTGATTTCCTTTGTGTGGTATGAGAACAGAAAGCCTACAgtgaaggagggaaaacagatTCAGTTTTCCAGCTCTAATCCACACAGTTTGTCTTGTGCTGTAAAAGGTTTTGAGGATGTGCGCTCTGCTGACGTCT GTGTTAATGATGATTCCTGCTGGATGTTGAATTATGTCCACAGCAGAATCTGTGCTCTGGAAGGATCTTCAGTCAACATCTCCAGTAAATACTCACATCCTGACTACGAGCAGATACAGTCTAAATGTTGGTATAAAGTTAAGACAAATGCTGAGGAGGAAGTCAGAAGGAACTTGACTGAGGATGCAGATCATGTGGAGTATGATGACAGCATGAAGAACCAACACATCCTCAGATTAAAGAAGCTGAAGAGAGATGACTCAGCAGAATACAGGTTCACCATCACAACAGAAAATGAAGAAGTGAATCAGTCTGATTTTCCTGGAGTTACTCTGATTGTCACAG AGCTGAGAGTGAAGATGAGTCGTTCTGCAGTGGTGACAGAGGGTCAGAGAGTCACACTGACCTGCAGTACCAGCTGTCCTCTGACTgacaacacaaactacatttggtACTTGAACAGTCGACCTCTGACCCCGAGAGAGAACCAGAACAAACATCTGATCCTAGACCCAGTCAGCAGGGAGGATGCAGGAAGCTACTCCTGTGCTGTGAAAACCAACAAAGATATCAGCTCTGCTCCAAAGACTCTCACTGTCCAAAGTATCACAGGAACATGGACACCAGCAGTAGTTGCAGGAgtttctgcagctctgctggTTTTAGTACTTCTCACTGTCTTCTGTTTGATCAG AAAAAAGCCAGCTCCACTTCCAGAGGAGGAACCTGACTACAGTGAAATCTGCTTGTCCAAGAACAAAACAGAGACTATTTACTCCACTATTCAGCCATTTCAACCACAAGAGCAGGACCATCACCCCTATGATGTTGTGGACTTGAGAAACAAGACTGCTCCTAA GATCAATGACCAGGCTGTGGACACCTAG